A portion of the Bdellovibrio bacteriovorus genome contains these proteins:
- a CDS encoding class I adenylate-forming enzyme family protein, translating into MELDWLKRWKTYSPKSIAIKDGDTGREFSYADFYRLANQGAHLLHREFNIRKGDRVAVLATNELEYVFLFFALQRLGAIMVPVNFRLTQREVNHIITDSSPKLVLFQEAYRDIVKNLPASAQPQRLLFQKSHSAEKSFSELLEKEAHLTDYSFIPEESDPVMILYTSGTTGSPKGAILNYKMLFWNSINTTFRLNISQSDSTVIFLPFFHTGGWNVLTTPFIHRGAKVVFLKKFDADQILQLSADEKATILFGVPTTMDMMARSPKFSSLDLSSLRYAIVGGEPMPLELIKTWDKKGIPIRQGYGLTEFGPNVFSLNEEDALRKIGSIGFPNFYIEAKVVDNEGRELGENQVGELILRGPMCMQGYWHNEKATQETIKEGWLYTGDLVRRDSEGYFYVVGRKKDMFISGGENVYPPEVEQILRSHPDVLEAAVIGVPDDKWGEVGKAFIVPGKEISSEDLHRHCLQNLAKFKIPKQFVFMASLPKGDSGKVLKRVLAENA; encoded by the coding sequence GTGGAATTAGATTGGCTAAAACGTTGGAAGACCTATTCGCCGAAAAGTATCGCCATCAAAGATGGTGATACCGGTCGTGAATTTTCTTACGCCGACTTTTATCGCCTGGCCAATCAAGGTGCACACCTTTTACATCGAGAATTCAATATTCGCAAAGGCGATCGCGTCGCGGTTTTAGCGACCAACGAACTTGAATACGTTTTTTTATTTTTTGCATTGCAAAGATTAGGCGCCATCATGGTGCCGGTGAACTTTCGCCTGACCCAACGTGAAGTAAATCACATCATCACGGACTCAAGTCCGAAGCTTGTTTTATTTCAGGAAGCTTATCGCGACATCGTTAAGAATCTTCCGGCATCAGCACAACCGCAACGCCTGCTTTTTCAAAAATCCCATTCGGCTGAAAAAAGTTTTTCCGAGCTTTTAGAAAAAGAGGCCCATCTTACCGACTACAGCTTTATCCCGGAAGAAAGTGATCCGGTGATGATTCTTTATACGTCAGGAACCACCGGTTCACCCAAAGGCGCGATCCTGAATTACAAAATGCTTTTTTGGAATTCGATCAATACGACTTTCCGCCTTAACATCTCTCAATCCGATTCGACGGTGATCTTTTTGCCTTTCTTTCATACTGGTGGTTGGAATGTTTTAACGACACCATTTATCCATCGCGGGGCAAAGGTTGTTTTCTTAAAAAAATTTGATGCCGATCAGATCTTACAATTAAGTGCCGACGAAAAGGCCACTATCTTGTTTGGGGTACCGACAACCATGGATATGATGGCACGCTCCCCTAAATTTTCCTCTTTAGATCTTTCTTCACTTCGCTACGCCATTGTGGGCGGCGAACCGATGCCCTTAGAGCTTATAAAAACTTGGGATAAAAAAGGCATTCCGATTCGTCAGGGCTATGGCCTCACAGAGTTTGGTCCGAACGTATTTTCACTTAATGAAGAAGATGCCCTTCGTAAAATTGGTTCTATCGGATTTCCAAATTTTTATATCGAAGCCAAAGTCGTGGATAACGAAGGTCGCGAGTTAGGTGAAAATCAAGTGGGCGAATTGATTTTGCGCGGCCCTATGTGCATGCAAGGATATTGGCATAATGAAAAGGCCACCCAAGAAACAATTAAAGAAGGCTGGCTTTATACGGGCGATCTTGTCCGCCGCGACTCTGAAGGATATTTCTATGTCGTAGGTCGAAAAAAAGACATGTTCATTTCAGGCGGAGAAAACGTGTACCCCCCAGAGGTCGAACAGATTTTAAGATCCCATCCCGATGTCCTAGAAGCAGCTGTCATCGGGGTTCCCGATGATAAGTGGGGTGAAGTGGGTAAAGCTTTCATCGTACCGGGAAAAGAGATCTCCAGCGAAGATCTGCATCGGCACTGCTTGCAGAACCTCGCCAAGTTTAAAATTCCTAAGCAGTTCGTTTTTATGGCCTCCCTGCCTAAAGGGGACAGCGGCAAGGTCCTAAAACGCGTTCTTGCAGAGAATGCATAA
- a CDS encoding ketoacyl-ACP synthase III — MTAIRKATIAGTGMYAPERVVTNKFFDDLYKKDIGTFLESSRNIRERRWMNPEQRTSDLIIPAAEQALKNAGISALDLDLIIVSTDTPDYLSPSTASVVAYRMGAKNSGTYDINTACAGFVVGCDIASKYIAADTKYKNILVVGAYGMSKYLNFDDYKIASLFADGAGAAVLQPSKDSSGFIESEMFTEGIYHDHMGIYAGGTAQPITHQVIEDRGHLLAFPKRIPPETNGIHWPRLTNILLDRIRKKPEDIKHFFITQFNVQSIYETLDKLNLPRDRAHYVMDRYGYTGSASIGMALADAVAQKKMKKGDLVFMLGSGGGMSMAALALEWSYDT; from the coding sequence ATGACAGCGATTAGAAAAGCCACCATCGCAGGAACAGGAATGTACGCACCGGAACGCGTAGTCACTAATAAATTTTTTGATGATCTTTACAAAAAAGACATCGGCACTTTCTTAGAATCCTCGCGCAATATTCGCGAGCGTCGCTGGATGAATCCTGAACAACGCACCTCAGATCTTATTATTCCCGCCGCCGAACAAGCTTTGAAAAACGCAGGCATTAGCGCTTTAGATTTAGATCTAATTATTGTCTCTACAGATACACCAGACTATTTATCCCCATCCACGGCTTCCGTGGTCGCTTATCGCATGGGCGCAAAAAACTCTGGAACTTACGATATCAATACGGCTTGCGCGGGTTTTGTTGTAGGCTGCGATATTGCTTCAAAATACATTGCCGCCGATACGAAATATAAAAACATTCTAGTCGTCGGTGCCTACGGCATGAGTAAGTATTTAAACTTTGATGACTATAAGATCGCCTCCCTTTTTGCTGATGGGGCCGGGGCCGCCGTTTTACAACCCTCTAAAGATTCTTCAGGCTTTATCGAAAGTGAAATGTTCACCGAAGGCATTTACCATGACCACATGGGAATATACGCTGGCGGAACGGCGCAGCCGATAACCCATCAAGTGATCGAAGACAGAGGTCACTTGCTGGCGTTTCCAAAACGCATTCCACCAGAAACCAATGGTATTCACTGGCCTCGATTAACAAACATTCTCTTGGATCGCATACGTAAAAAGCCTGAAGATATTAAGCATTTCTTTATCACGCAGTTTAACGTGCAAAGCATCTATGAAACTTTGGATAAATTAAACTTGCCTCGCGATAGAGCTCATTACGTGATGGATCGCTACGGGTACACCGGCTCTGCCTCGATTGGCATGGCTTTGGCGGACGCCGTCGCCCAAAAGAAGATGAAAAAAGGCGATTTGGTCTTTATGTTGGGTTCTGGTGGTGGTATGAGCATGGCGGCACTAGCTCTTGAATGGAGCTATGACACATAA
- the fabG gene encoding 3-oxoacyl-ACP reductase FabG, producing MKNINFSFTNKNAVVTGGASGIGFEITRSFLTAGGNVSIWDYSEQALNNAKTELAPYANQIHLQQIDVTNRESVAKAAAALPWAVDILVNNAGITRDKSFAKMGAEDWDAVISTNLTGLFNVTKTLLEKFNASSTHKRIINISSVVGLYGNFGQTNYAAAKAGVIGMTKTWGKELGRKGFTSNAIAPGFIMTAMTKAMPKEVLEGMASKVPVVRLGETEDIANAVLFLASEQASYINGTVLSVDGGIVL from the coding sequence ATGAAAAATATTAATTTCTCTTTCACAAATAAAAATGCGGTTGTTACGGGTGGCGCTTCTGGAATTGGTTTTGAAATCACTCGAAGTTTTTTAACAGCGGGTGGCAATGTGTCGATCTGGGATTATTCTGAACAAGCGTTAAATAACGCCAAAACAGAATTAGCTCCTTACGCCAATCAAATTCATTTACAACAAATTGATGTGACCAATCGTGAATCAGTGGCGAAAGCCGCAGCTGCTTTACCATGGGCTGTGGATATCCTTGTGAATAACGCCGGGATCACACGCGATAAATCTTTTGCGAAAATGGGAGCTGAAGATTGGGATGCGGTTATCAGCACAAATTTAACAGGCCTATTTAATGTCACTAAAACTTTGTTAGAAAAGTTTAATGCTTCATCGACGCACAAGCGCATCATCAATATTTCTTCGGTGGTGGGACTTTATGGAAATTTTGGTCAAACAAATTACGCCGCTGCTAAGGCGGGGGTGATTGGTATGACCAAAACTTGGGGCAAAGAATTGGGTCGCAAGGGTTTTACATCTAATGCCATCGCGCCTGGATTCATTATGACGGCGATGACCAAAGCTATGCCTAAAGAAGTGCTTGAAGGTATGGCTTCTAAAGTTCCCGTGGTGCGTTTGGGTGAAACGGAAGATATCGCAAATGCTGTTTTATTCTTGGCAAGTGAGCAAGCCAGCTATATTAACGGCACAGTCTTAAGCGTCGACGGGGGCATTGTCCTTTAA
- a CDS encoding alpha/beta fold hydrolase, whose translation MKSFLVVLMFVCSAFVAHAQETKPIKGFVAISLERELFVDYVPAKRNQPTLVLINGLTYSTRQWDSFVEPLIKKGIGILRYDPVGQGQTLLKYAPMTQVVPVKNQVEDLKTLLKALNIPAPYNLGGLSYGGGIAAEFAAADPELINALILMAPFTQPLEQTDKWIKSQIWATRNIFPYNKISDDDLYDHFLHQIVYLTYPQAEPIVLENPFKLEATFRLVQGIRKARPIDNTQLLPAKSVHLMIARQDQYIETKVLDDYWNAVPPSARASRLYVNNSEHKMVEAVPNFTAAWVYEILKGNAKLYEGRDFEGYPFEGEVRSGQDQIKVGRE comes from the coding sequence GTGAAATCATTCTTAGTTGTTCTGATGTTCGTTTGTTCTGCGTTTGTAGCGCACGCGCAGGAAACAAAACCAATCAAGGGCTTTGTCGCTATTTCTTTAGAGCGAGAACTTTTTGTCGACTATGTGCCGGCAAAACGCAATCAACCGACGTTGGTTTTGATCAATGGTCTTACTTATAGCACTCGCCAGTGGGATTCCTTTGTTGAGCCTTTGATTAAAAAAGGCATCGGCATCCTTCGTTACGACCCGGTGGGGCAGGGACAAACACTGTTAAAGTATGCGCCGATGACTCAAGTTGTTCCGGTAAAAAATCAGGTCGAAGATCTAAAGACTTTACTAAAAGCTTTAAATATTCCTGCACCTTATAATTTAGGTGGTCTTTCTTATGGGGGCGGGATCGCCGCAGAATTTGCGGCCGCAGATCCGGAGCTTATAAATGCCTTGATCTTAATGGCGCCATTCACTCAGCCGCTGGAACAAACTGACAAATGGATTAAATCGCAAATTTGGGCAACTCGTAATATCTTTCCTTACAATAAAATTTCTGATGATGATCTTTATGATCATTTTCTTCATCAGATCGTATATTTGACCTACCCTCAGGCAGAGCCAATCGTGCTTGAAAATCCTTTTAAGCTCGAAGCGACCTTTCGCTTGGTTCAAGGGATTCGTAAAGCGCGTCCGATCGATAACACCCAACTGTTACCGGCAAAATCTGTGCACTTAATGATTGCGCGCCAAGATCAATATATAGAGACAAAAGTTTTGGATGATTATTGGAATGCGGTTCCCCCATCGGCGCGAGCAAGTCGTCTTTACGTGAATAACTCTGAACATAAAATGGTGGAAGCGGTTCCTAACTTCACCGCGGCTTGGGTTTATGAAATCCTTAAAGGGAACGCCAAGCTTTATGAGGGACGCGACTTCGAAGGATATCCATTTGAAGGCGAAGTTCGTTCGGGGCAAGACCAAATCAAAGTAGGTCGTGAATGA